TTGATCAAATCAGACAGCCTACATTTCCAACAAGGCAACAACTCAGAACCATATTCAGTTTTGTGTGTAGCTGCTGGAATGAAGAACACAAGTGATCTCACAAGTGTGCCAATTAAAAATGCAGTCATCTTACATTTTGAACTATCACTAATGATAAAACTATGACTGCCACCACAGGCTTTTAGGAACTATATATGCCCCCCCTAGTGGTCACAGCCCAATGACATAGATAACTTTTCCTTGGTCCAATACTATCATATTTGACAAACAAATTAAGTGAAGAATTGTCCTTGCACCATCTCCTTTTTCTGTTTCGTTTTGGTTCTATCACCCTACATGtaattcaacattttctttaatttttatgCTTCTATAAGAAGGCGATGTTTTCACTGAGCTAATTACAAATTTCCACACAGGGCCTTCGTCATTTTGCAGCACCGTCCAGTGAAGCAGTGGGGAACTTAGAGATGAGCTTGGAATTGGATGCACCCAAACCAAAGCGTAATCGATCACGTATTGCAAAGAAAAGCGGAACAGCCATGATGCTTCCACTACATTTCCATTACAAAGATGTACTACGTCAGGATCTGTTGCTGAAACAGAACCATGCCAATATCATGCAAGTTCCTGGATTGTATGGAATCAGATTAGCACCAAAAGCAGGTTCTGATTTGAGGGTTCCAATTGGAAAATTGGCAATGGAGATTTTGAGTGGCCAGAGATTCAAAGAGGTACAAAGTGACCCTTTTTCTAAAGCAAGAAAGTCTGCTCGAACCAATCCATTCATTGGGGCTGGCAAAGACAGTGGCAATGCCTTTGCACGACAGAGTGTTCTCCGAGGGCATGCAACGTACAATTTCTTGGTCAGAATGTTGACAGTGATGTCCATGTTAGATTCTCGAGCCGAAATTCAGGAAAACACCATAAAGTCCTTCATGGAGACGGAGTTCTGTGAGTTCTCCCCTGAACTGGAAGATCACTTTGAGATCTTTGAGCATATCCGAGGATTCAACGTGACTATCGTCACTTCGTTCCTATCTTTATTTCCGCTTAATGTCCCTGACATTGTACTTGCTGCCCTCCTTGAACTGAACCTTCAGTTGACTGTTTGGCAGGGGCTGAAGGTggtcacttctctcaaaatggGTGGTGGTTATTGCTCAGTACAATGCAGCATCCATCAGTTTTGTAGACTGAATGAATGAAGCTTGCATGATTGTTATGTGTAGCGATGTACGGAGCTCATGTTTAattgctacatttaatactaTATGGACTTAATAATGTAGGCTTCAATAGGTAACTTTTTGCTTATTTCTGTGGGTCATGCTGTAGTAGTAGTAGCATGGAATGCTCGTTGCTGTTTGTCAAAACCATTGCAAGAGAGGGCAACGCAACGAAGCTCATCTTCAGTACATGAAATCTTCGCAACGAATTCCATTTTGCCTGTCTCTGGCTCCTCCTATACTGACATGGAAAGTTTGCGTGTTTCCCCAAATCATTGTAAGAGGGCATATTTCCTTGTGTTCcagatcattttttttttcacttgcTAGCAATACAACAATGGTGTTCTTCTGAGTTCTGACCAAGGATGATAATGGGGGCACAGTTGATTCAGCAGGGTCAAACCATATTTAGTACAACGGTGATGAGCTGATTTAACTTTTGAAATGGTGTGATTATGCCCCAGTCTGATGCCccaagaaaatgaaaaataaaataagctTCTCTATTCAGTTGccgcttcaaaaaaaaaaaaaaaagaaagctaTCCAGTTCAGCTCCGAGCCAACGATTATGAAGAAACTTGCAATTTGTTCCCTGATTGCTACCTGATACTGGATTAACTTCGTGCAAAAGCAGAGACATCCAATCCAATCAACATACTCTTCAGTCCCTAcctttacattttttttctctgaagAACTTTGTTACCTACCTTTGCAGTTACAGATAAGTTTCAGTTTGTATTAGGCCAAGGCATTGGCAACAAGGATCATGGACTAACCCATGGTATTGTTTCTCTCGTATCTCTCTTTCTGAATAGGGATGTCTACGTAGCAAGAACGCAGCCGAGAGCTTCTGTTCAGACCGCAGCTAAAGCAGACGTCTAGTGCTGATGGCTAGCAATGGCATTGCATCAGGATTCAGGAGACGAGccttgccggcggcgacgaTTAAATCAGGCCGCTGCGCCACACTATCACTACAGCGTAATGGTTCTTGTAAGCGATGGTGTAATCAAGCATCGGCACCTTAGATGAAGTAGGTGTATTGATCTAGATGTTGATAAATGATGATAGATGTTCTTCTGTTAATAAAATCGTATCATGGTTGACCAAGATTGAGTTTCAGAACGGCACACAATCTCTTAAACCAAGAAGCTTACTGGTACTTCTTCCAGGCATATGCTACAGGAAGAGAGATCAACGCTGCACAAGATTGGCAACTAGCTGAGCCGAGCCAAGCTGACCATCTTGTTTCGTCGCTGAAATTTTGAGTTGCACGTGTAGGTAGGATTTTACATGCCACTGTAGGTCTGTACTCTGTGTGAATAGGATTTTACTTGCACATTCTCAAGAAACTTGCAAAGACAGTGTCACATACACCACACAACATGCATCGTGCCGCTTCAAACGTAGATGCTGAACTCATAACCTTTTTGTGACTGGTGAACAGCTAGTTAACGCCAAATTTACTACTGCCCGCAGGCTCCTTACTAAAATTCACCCTTCATAACATAAGGTTGACATGGCACGGCAGTGATGTTCTCACATAGTTCAGAGattctttttccctttcttctGAATCACAACAGAATTCATAAACTTTGaatatacatacacatgcagGCAAGCTAGAACGAACCAGACAAAAAACAATGACATAAGACTGCCAAAATGCATGCGTACtggatttttcttttcattatcTATTTAAATGGAACTGAACTGATTCTTGAAAAAGAGTGTAAAAAAGAGCATTATGTGTAAAGATCAGCCACACAAGCTCCGATCCATTCGAGTTGGATCGACAACTAGATCACCAATTTTAACGGAATAACACACGAAGAACACATAAGCCCAAGGGCACCATGAAAATCAATGCATAAATGT
This portion of the Panicum virgatum strain AP13 chromosome 2N, P.virgatum_v5, whole genome shotgun sequence genome encodes:
- the LOC120663012 gene encoding 60S ribosomal protein L5, mitochondrial-like — translated: MAARLLRDVASTAARSARGHRVPDLCGAFAGPGSRGTAPATQGLRHFAAPSSEAVGNLEMSLELDAPKPKRNRSRIAKKSGTAMMLPLHFHYKDVLRQDLLLKQNHANIMQVPGLYGIRLAPKAGSDLRVPIGKLAMEILSGQRFKEVQSDPFSKARKSARTNPFIGAGKDSGNAFARQSVLRGHATYNFLVRMLTVMSMLDSRAEIQENTIKSFMETEFCEFSPELEDHFEIFEHIRGFNVTIVTSFLSLFPLNVPDIVLAALLELNLQLTVWQGLKVVTSLKMGGGYCSVQCSIHQFCRLNE